Proteins encoded within one genomic window of Tigriopus californicus strain San Diego chromosome 12, Tcal_SD_v2.1, whole genome shotgun sequence:
- the LOC131892100 gene encoding uncharacterized protein LOC131892100: MGNNQVKSSKLIDSDAVYNLSFLDEGQFSKIYKGTLGPSGHNVAIKVPRVPEHIRKEKKLVKVHIEEVKKLMPNIKRANHENIVRFLGVSYDDFRKEVWVLKEFVDGSDLATLLGNPSLSPGLRSPERRLAVALGIARGMSHLHNMRYPLVHGDFKSSDVLVVAANYTPKITNFGLWDFKHFFVHQTQGDHHSFFNPNQAPEVILHKERPTLFSDCWSLGAVLLHWLIDLPPWDLQDLCVRYRLRNNRQLSALKNAMRNDEDPSVLEYIRDEPDLKFLRDAFHYSAIDRLSARKVEDELLKANQSPTWTNIAFHKYYGQ; encoded by the exons ATGGGGAATAATCAAGTgaagagctcaaaattgatcgATAGTGATGCCGTGTACAACCTGTCCTTCTTGGATGAAGGCCAGTTCTCGAAGATCTACAAAGGAACCTTGGGGCCGAGCGGACACAATGTGGCCATCAAGGTCCCTCGAGTGCCAGAACATAtccgaaaagaaaaaa AATTGGTCAAGGTCCACATCGAGGAAGTGAAGAAACTGATGCCAAATATCAAGAGGGCCAACCACGAGAACATTGTCAGATTCCTCGGCGTGTCCTACGACGACTTTCGGAAGGAAGTTTGG GTCTTGAAGGAGTTTGTGGACGGGTCAGATCTGGCCACCTTGCTTGGTAATCCCTCTCTGAGTCCGGGTCTGCGAAGCCCTGAAAGGAGACTCGCAGTGGCCTTGG gTATTGCCCGCGGAATGTCCCATTTGCACAATATGCGTTACCCACTTGTTCATGGGGATTTCAAGTCGAGCGATGTTCTGGTTGTGGCCGCCAACTATACCCCAAAGATCACCAATTTCGGCCTGTGGGACTTTAAGCACTTCTTCGTTCATCAGACACAAGGCG ATCACCACTCGTTTTTCAATCCCAATCAAGCGCCCGAGGTCATTCTGCACAAGGAGAGGCCAACTCTGTTCTCAGACTGCTGGAGTCTGGGGGCAGTCTTGTTGCATTGGCTCATTGATCTCCCCCCTTGGGATCTTCAG GATTTGTGTGTTCgatatcgtttgaggaacaaCCGACAGCTCTCGGCCCTTAAGAATGCCATGAGGAACGATGAAGATCCTTCAGTTTTGGAATATATCCGAGATGAACCAGATTTGAAATTCTTGAGGGATGCTTTTCACTACTCG GCCATTGATCGGTTGTCGGCGAGAAAAGTGGAAGACGAACTACTCAAGGCCAACCAGTCACCCACGTGGACAAACATTGCTTTCCATAAATACTACGGGCAATGA
- the LOC131891970 gene encoding uncharacterized protein LOC131891970, whose amino-acid sequence MKSMITLTFFLVFCSVMMTTTATRPCHRYGRSCPRAINKILGIYRKGDNKISSMKKCETYCRSKKAQYVVFAARICYCFETCKRPVRVRSKRVVVMFPLHNDPNRVCRGH is encoded by the exons ATGAAGTCCATGATCACATTGACCTTCTTCTTGGTGTTCTGCTCGGTCATGATGACCACAACCGCCACGAGGC CTTGCCATCGCTACGGCCGAAGTTGTCCCAGGGCCATCAACAAAATACTCGGCATTTACAGAAAAGGCGATAATAAGATCTCGTCCATGAAAAAGTGCGAGACGTATTGCCGGTCCAAGAAAGCCCAATACGTGGTGTTTGCCGCGAGGATTTGCTATTGCTTTGAAACGTGCAAAAGGCCCGTGCGGGTGCGCTCCAAACGCGTGGTCGTCATGTTCCCTCTGCACAACGACCCAAACAGGGTCTGCCGCGGCCATTAA
- the LOC131891319 gene encoding uncharacterized protein LOC131891319, translated as MATGANTNLEHPCFLVCKKVNHTIATCFLFAKKPWGEKSDFLREKGLCFGCLETGHISRYCQARLRCRECGKSHPTSLHNQAELKFSTNELSFPGLNAERKSTSACCLEKSCLQERDSRSNRIALPLVPVRVRIGGSHKEVVTYAGLDNFSSVCFATNSLMDQLGISSLKTTIQLTTMECNGKGVEIRAISGLEILDINGNEIISLPVVFSKDVLPISQDDVVTRQEWANFEHLIDVPVAFINASVGLMLGANAPAAIKPLEIVSGLDNEPYASRHKLGWALNGPLTAGCRKRVNVNRTQCEYNAIEKEIKKMFAQDFLDSGEDNCGPSVDDQKWLEEVERSIYKDKSGHYCISLPFQEGVVQFPNNRNQALRMWDGVKKKVVASPKFKADYCEFMEMMLVKEFSEEIPTSELAWKNNKTWYIVHHAVYHKLKQPIRVVFNCSLKFAGMSLNDKILQGPDLTNNLIGVLLRFRQGQIPIMADIEKLYYQVRIPKEDSDCLRYFWFPGGDLTKPPREYRLRVRSMSSELFRRPAALTSPSSRQ; from the coding sequence ATGGCCACGGGGGCAAATACCAATCTTGAACACCCTTGCTTCTTGGTGTGTAAGAAAGTAAACCACACAATTGCCACATGCTTTCTCTTTGCCAAGAAGCCGTGGGGGGAGAAGTCTGATTTTCTTCGGGAAAAGGGCTTGTGTTTTGGTTGCCTGGAAACCGGCCACATCTCTAGATATTGTCAGGCTCGCCTAAGGTGTCGAGAGTGTGGCAAGTCTCATCCAACCAGTTTACATAATCAAGCCGAGCTCAAATTCTCTACCAACGAACTGTCCTTCCCTGGATTGAACGCCGAGCGAAAATCAACCTCCGCGTGTTGTTTGGAGAAGTCATGTTTGCAAGAGAGGGACAGCCGTTCCAATCGAATTGCTCTCCCTCTAGTGCCAGTCAGGGTGAGAATCGGAGGATCCCACAAGGAAGTTGTCACCTACGCAGGActggacaatttttcaagcGTTTGTTTTGCAACCAACAGCCTAATGGACCAGCTGGGGATCTCAAGTCTGAAAACAACCATTCAACTAACCACCATGGAATGCAACGGAAAAGGGGTCGAGATCAGAGCAATTAGTGGTCTAGAGATTCTGGATATCAATGGAAATGAGATAATTAGCCTCCCTGTTGTATTTTCCAAAGACGTTTTGCCAATTTCCCAAGATGATGTGGTGACCCGGCAAGAATGGGCGAATTTCGAGCATTTGATCGACGTACCCGTAGCTTTCATCAATGCGAGTGTGGGGTTGATGTTGGGAGCAAATGCTCCAGCCGCCATCAAACCTTTGGAGATTGTGAGTGGATTAGATAACGAACCATATGCTTCGCGGCATAAGCTAGGTTGGGCTCTCAATGGTCCGTTAACTGCTGGATGCAGAAAAAGGGTTAATGTCAATAGAACACAATGTGAATACAATGCCatcgaaaaagaaatcaaaaaaatgtttgcccAGGATTTCTTGGATTCAGGAGAAGACAATTGTGGACCTTCTGTTGATGATCAAAAGTGGTTGGAGGAGGTAGAAAGGTCAATTTACaaggacaaaagtggacattACTGCATCTCGCTACCCTTTCAAGAGGGTGTTGTCCAATTTCCAAACAATCGAAATCAGGCCCTCCGAATGTGGGATGGAGTCAAGAAGAAAGTTGTTGCAAGCCCAAAATTCAAAGCGGACTACTGCGAGTTTATGGAGATGATGTTAGTAAAAGAATTTTCCGAAGAAATACCTACGAGTGAATTGGCTtggaaaaataataaaacCTGGTACATTGTACACCATGCGGTTTATCATAAACTGAAACAACCTATTCGAGTAGTGTTTAACTGTTCGTTAAAATTTGCTGGAATGTCACTGAATGACAAAATCCTCCAAGGACCCGACCTCACGAACAATCTAATTGGAGTCCTACTCCGATTTCGGCAAGGCCAAATACCAATAATGGCCGACATCGAGAAGCTGTACTATCAAGTACGGATTCCAAAAGAGGATTCCGATTGCCTTCGATATTTCTGGTTCCCAGGCGGAGATTTAACGAAACCTCCAAGGGAGTATCGACTGAGGGTCCGGTCCATGTCTTCGGAGCTGTTTCGTCGCCCAGCTGCGCTAACTTCGCCCTCAAGCAGGCAGTAA
- the LOC131891960 gene encoding uncharacterized protein LOC131891960, giving the protein MQSTVILTFFLVCGLVLLDTASAKFCQKYKADCGVTDRMISSYKQSNYRIFELRKCEMHCRSKNAAYVVFALGTCKCYRTCKYSHQSMFSSLLFPLGSDINNICR; this is encoded by the exons ATGCAGTCCACCGTCATCTTGACTTTCTTCTTAGTGTGCGGTTTGGTCCTCTTGGACACGGCCTCAGCCAAAT TTTGCCAAAAATACAAGGCGGACTGCGGAGTGACCGACAGAATGATCAGCAGCTATAAGCAATCCAATTATCGGATTTTTGAATTGCGCAAATGCGAAATGCATTGTCGGTCTAAGAATGCAGCTTACGTGGTTTTTGCTCTCGGGACTTGCAAGTGCTATAGAACATGTAAATATTCCCATCAGTCCATGTTTTCGTCGCTCTTGTTTCCTCTGGGTAGCGATATCAACAATATCTGCCGATAA